In the Limanda limanda chromosome 1, fLimLim1.1, whole genome shotgun sequence genome, one interval contains:
- the LOC133004212 gene encoding uncharacterized protein LOC133004212: protein MDEALETLGEQLYTRIYSKHTEAAGKLTGMLLELPGPVLRQMLQDEAMLTAAVEKALRALQLELEPSRVSCKEEDEVSASSDSLGEQLFELVDVYNTGHSQKITGMLLEQHKEAVSNLLSDPKLLEEQVHVALETLKEQNEETDFSDVSDADDTEKLGERLFSLVEEMDSLHANDITGMLLEMEPAVLRQLLSDHTMLEAAVGKAQSALDTGR, encoded by the exons ATGGATGAAGCTCTGGAGACGCTTGGTGAGCAGCTGTACACCAGGATCTactccaaacacacagaggctgctgggaaacTCACAG gtaTGTTGCTGGAGCTGCCAGGTCCTGTGCTGAGGCAGATGCTGCAGGACGAGGCCATGCTGACCGCTGCTGTGGAGAAAGCCCTCAGAGCCctgcagctggagctggagccaag CAGGGTATCGTgtaaggaggaggacgaagtGTCAGCGTCCTCTGACTCTCTCGGGGAGCAGCTATTTGAGTTGGTGGACGTCTACAACACTGGTCACTCTCAGAAAATCACAG GGATGCTTCTGGAGCAGCACAAAGAAGCAGTTTCAAACCTTCTGTCAGATCCCAAactgctggaggagcaggtgcaCGTCGCTCTGGAGACACTAAAGGA gCAGAACGAGGAGACAGACTTCAGTGACGTGTCGGACGCTGACGACACAGAGAAACTGGGAGAGAGGCTCTTCTCACTGGTGGAGGAGATGGATTCTCTTCATGCAAATGATATTACAG GGATGCTACTGGAGATGGAGCCAGCTGTGCTCCGACAGCTGCTCAGCGACCACACGATGCTGGAGGCTGCAGTTGGGAAAGCACAATCGGCTCTAGACACTGGACGATGA
- the rpl28 gene encoding 60S ribosomal protein L28, with protein MSAHLQWMVIRNCSSFLLKRNGQTYSTEPNNLKSRNSFRFNGLVHKKTVGVQPAADGKGVVVVLKKRRGQHKPAGSYEKITINKNSRATLNSLRHIIRKNNYRKDLRMAALRRASAILKSQKPVVVKKKRTRATKTA; from the exons ATGTCGGCCCATTTGCAGTGGATGGTCATCAGGAACTGCTCCAGCTTCCTTCTCAAGAGGAACGGACAGACCTACAGCACT GAGCCCAACAACCTGAAGTCCAGGAACTCTTTCCGCTTCAATGGTTTGGTGCACAAGAAGACTGTTGGTGTTCAGCCAGCGGCCGATGGGAAAGGTGTCGTCGTCGTGCTGAAGAAGCGCAGAG GCCAGCACAAACCTGCCGGTTCTTACGAGAAGATCACCATCAACAAGAACTCCCGTGCCACCCTCAACAGCCTGAGGCACATCATTCGCAAGAACAACTACAGGAAGGACCTGCGCATG GCTGCCCTGCGTCGTGCCAGCGCCATTCTGAAGAGCCAGAAGCCCGTTGTGGTCAAGAAGAAGCGTACCAGGGCTACCAAGACCGCATAA
- the pdcl gene encoding phosducin-like protein, which produces MTTLDDKILGEKLQYYYSSSEDEGSDNEEEEGSKKTIRDANVAEPEIDYSADGSAVNTGPKGVINDWRKYKQLEVEQKQEQKKEMERLIKKLSLTCRSDLDMEKDSDKQKELQEKIKGKMTMQEYNMLQEGEDDEDFLQHYRMQRIEEMRRQLCRGKRFEQVQELVCGEDFLEALDEEDKSTLVMIHIYEPEVPGCEAMRGSLMCLAQEYPLVKFCSVRSSAISTSALFRDSALPALLVYKGGDLIGNFVRLTDQLGEDFFAVDVEALLQEYGLLPDKPQVVAKTVRNGAIIQTIGSDEDSDLDID; this is translated from the exons ATGACGACTCTGGACGATAAGATCCttggagagaagctgcagtACTACTACAGCAGCAGTGAGGATGAGGGCAGTGacaacgaggaagaggaagggtcGAAGAAGACCATCAGGGACGCTAACGTGGCTGAGCCAGAGATCGACTACAGCGCTGATGGAAGTGCTGTTAACACAG GACCGAAGGGCGTGATCAATGACTGGAGGAAATACAagcagctggaggtggagcagaAACAAGAGCAgaagaaggagatggagagactgATCAAGAAACTGTCGCTGACCTGCCGCTCTGACCTTGACATGGAAAAGGACAGCGACAAACAGAAAGAGCTGCAGGAAAAAATTAAAGGCAAA ATGACAATGCAGGAGTACAATATGCTCCAGGaaggtgaagatgatgaagatttcCTCCAGCATTACCGTATGCAGCGCATTGAAGAGATGCGGCGCCAGCTCTGCCGTGGTAAACGCTTCGAGCAGGTCCAGGAGCTCGTCTGCGGCGAGGACTTCCTGGAAGCTTTAGACGAAGAGGATAAAAGCACGCTGGTCATGATCCACATCTACGAGCCGGAGGTCCCGGGCTGTGAGGCCATGAGGGGCAGCCTGATGTGTCTGGCTCAGGAATACCCACTGGTGAAGTTCTGCAGCGTCCGCAGCTCGGCCATCAGCACCAGCGCACTGTTCAGAGACAGCGCTCTGCCCGCTCTGCTTGTATACAAAGGAGGAGACCTGATCGGCAACTTTGTGCGGCTCACAGACCAGCTCGGGGAAGATTTCTTTGCTGTGGACGTGGAGGCCCTGTTGCAGGAGTACGGCCTGCTGCCTGACAAGCCCCAGGTGGTCGCCAAGACGGTTCGCAATGGAGCCATCATACAGACCATTGGGAGTGATGAGGACTCTGACCTTGATATAGACTAG